One part of the Halobacteria archaeon AArc-dxtr1 genome encodes these proteins:
- a CDS encoding BMP family ABC transporter substrate-binding protein, with the protein MGGTHRCDQFTGRETGGETASRRSVLAAGAGLGCAITAGCLSSSDGSTLSVSIAVDPASPDDHLREAARDGLADAGDDRGFDPEIVTVDDAEDDGYRRTQEDLAADDPDLVVLVGDGHADSLGAVADDYPEQRWLLVSGTPVDRETVSSWIPARTEMAFLAGVAAGTLTTGSVEHGDSATDPDESTVGFVGASENDATLAIQESYVEGVAWANADVDVLTGYDDGFSWGYRETATEQYDDGADLVYADSEPGATQIVEAAAEHGRFAIATGPDGSAVDAVYEDAVVGTSTWTPAVATAEVASAIHDGDWERVTGEQFLDVETAALEFVTESEFEDALSEAIDAAADELASGDGDLSCTPRGC; encoded by the coding sequence ATGGGTGGAACACATCGATGCGACCAGTTCACTGGTCGAGAGACTGGTGGCGAAACTGCGTCCCGGCGCTCGGTTCTCGCGGCGGGCGCCGGTCTCGGTTGTGCGATCACTGCCGGCTGCCTCTCGAGTTCCGACGGGTCGACGCTCTCTGTGTCTATCGCAGTCGACCCGGCCAGTCCGGACGATCACCTCCGCGAGGCGGCCCGCGACGGATTGGCCGACGCCGGTGACGACCGCGGATTCGACCCCGAAATCGTCACAGTCGACGACGCCGAGGACGACGGCTACCGACGCACACAGGAGGACCTCGCGGCCGACGACCCCGACCTCGTCGTACTCGTCGGCGATGGCCACGCCGACTCTCTCGGGGCGGTTGCAGACGACTATCCGGAGCAGCGGTGGCTGCTCGTTTCCGGCACGCCGGTCGACCGCGAAACCGTCTCCAGCTGGATCCCCGCCCGAACCGAGATGGCGTTTCTGGCCGGCGTCGCCGCTGGCACACTGACGACAGGGTCCGTCGAGCACGGGGACAGTGCTACTGACCCCGACGAGTCGACCGTTGGCTTCGTCGGGGCCAGCGAGAACGATGCGACACTCGCGATCCAGGAATCGTACGTCGAGGGCGTCGCGTGGGCGAACGCGGACGTCGACGTTCTCACCGGATACGACGACGGCTTCTCGTGGGGATACCGCGAGACGGCCACCGAACAGTACGATGATGGCGCCGATCTCGTCTACGCCGATTCCGAGCCGGGGGCCACGCAGATCGTCGAGGCCGCCGCCGAACACGGCCGGTTCGCGATCGCGACGGGTCCCGACGGCTCCGCCGTCGACGCGGTGTACGAAGATGCCGTCGTCGGTACCTCCACCTGGACGCCCGCCGTCGCGACCGCCGAGGTCGCAAGCGCCATCCACGACGGTGACTGGGAGCGCGTCACCGGTGAGCAGTTTCTCGACGTCGAGACGGCTGCCCTCGAGTTCGTCACCGAGAGCGAGTTCGAGGATGCACTCTCCGAGGCGATCGACGCCGCGGCCGACGAACTCGCGTCGGGCGACGGCGACCTGTCGTGCACTCCGCGAGGGTGTTGA
- a CDS encoding universal stress protein, with product MTDPETEGSLLVPIANPETVDRLLDTAIDIARERSVPIVAVHVVEVPPQIPLSQGDQLVTNETNRLLEYVSERAEDDGIEIETRTRFARDTATGIVGAVNVYDAAALLMGWRGRPRRRDVILGSFLDRVLGEAPCDVYVKRIKLPTSSIDSILVPIAGGPHDELATKLAGTIATAHDAEIVLLHVEHPDVNEKAHEDHANLLRERREKLSSEHSVDETIIESDNVAGAITDETTHHDLTILGATRDPFLKRKLVGSVAQGVGRSAGSSVIVTRSDQEE from the coding sequence ATGACCGATCCCGAAACCGAGGGGAGTCTACTCGTTCCCATCGCGAACCCGGAAACGGTCGACCGATTGCTTGATACCGCCATCGACATCGCTCGCGAACGGTCGGTTCCGATCGTCGCCGTTCACGTCGTGGAGGTCCCTCCCCAAATTCCGTTGAGCCAGGGCGACCAACTCGTTACGAACGAAACGAACCGCTTGCTCGAGTACGTTTCCGAGCGGGCGGAAGACGACGGCATCGAGATCGAAACGCGAACGCGGTTCGCCCGCGATACGGCGACGGGGATCGTTGGCGCCGTCAACGTCTACGACGCGGCGGCACTTCTCATGGGATGGCGAGGTCGTCCCCGACGACGCGACGTGATTCTGGGAAGCTTTCTGGACCGCGTTCTCGGAGAAGCACCGTGTGACGTCTACGTCAAACGGATCAAGCTACCGACGTCGTCGATCGACTCGATCTTGGTTCCGATCGCAGGCGGCCCGCACGACGAACTCGCGACGAAGCTGGCGGGGACGATCGCCACGGCTCACGACGCCGAAATCGTCCTCTTGCACGTCGAACACCCCGACGTCAACGAGAAGGCACACGAGGATCACGCGAATCTCCTTCGGGAGCGACGCGAGAAGCTCTCCAGCGAGCACTCTGTGGACGAAACGATCATCGAGAGCGACAACGTCGCCGGTGCGATTACCGACGAAACCACCCATCACGACCTCACAATACTGGGCGCAACGCGAGATCCGTTTCTCAAACGAAAACTGGTCGGCTCCGTCGCACAGGGAGTTGGGCGTTCGGCGGGGAGTTCGGTCATCGTGACTCGGAGCGATCAAGAAGAGTAG
- the rnhB gene encoding ribonuclease HII, giving the protein MYQFGVDEAGKGPALGSMFAAAVRVPEPAMLPEGIADSKRLSPARREELAAALREDDRIDVGVAEITPARIDDPTTDMNTLTVEAHARAIEDAAGVDGGESAASTPDGTTVLCDACDIDAERFARRVAEACSIAGDACDVDARHGADDDSALVGAASVIAKVARDAHVDALAAACEGYDEIGSGYPSDPATRAFLAAYVADRGDLPPFARESWSTCADALAAAQQVGLDQF; this is encoded by the coding sequence ATGTACCAGTTCGGGGTCGACGAGGCCGGGAAGGGGCCGGCCCTCGGATCGATGTTCGCGGCTGCCGTCCGGGTTCCAGAGCCCGCAATGCTGCCGGAGGGGATCGCGGATTCGAAGCGTCTCTCGCCGGCTCGGCGGGAGGAACTCGCCGCCGCGCTCCGCGAGGACGACCGGATCGACGTCGGTGTCGCCGAGATCACCCCCGCACGAATCGACGACCCCACGACCGACATGAACACGCTCACCGTCGAGGCCCACGCCCGGGCAATCGAGGACGCTGCGGGGGTCGACGGCGGGGAATCTGCCGCGTCGACGCCAGACGGCACCACCGTCCTCTGTGACGCCTGCGACATCGACGCGGAGCGGTTCGCCCGTCGAGTCGCCGAGGCCTGTTCCATCGCCGGCGACGCCTGCGACGTCGACGCCCGCCACGGTGCCGACGACGATTCGGCGCTGGTCGGCGCCGCGAGCGTGATCGCGAAAGTCGCTCGGGACGCCCACGTCGACGCGCTCGCCGCGGCCTGCGAGGGCTACGACGAGATCGGCAGCGGCTATCCCAGCGATCCTGCGACTCGGGCGTTTCTCGCCGCATACGTTGCCGACCGCGGCGACCTACCGCCGTTCGCCCGCGAATCGTGGTCGACATGTGCAGATGCGCTGGCGGCGGCCCAGCAAGTGGGACTCGACCAGTTTTAA